In Arthrobacter burdickii, one DNA window encodes the following:
- a CDS encoding glycosyltransferase family 87 protein, whose product MTSGTGTRGPYRISIPSRSDPLLRLGAERVGGPVGRHADPGRIAPRWFTVERVLILLTVCSAVLAVLLKNPCRVEGWSSPDYFYRACYSDWAELYQSRGLGDGVLPFITPGVLFEYPVLLGLLASATAVFVDLVAGSAPADAKALLYFDVNAVLIAGVWVLTVLATLRLASRRPWDAAIVAAAPVIILSGTINWDLWAVLLATSGMLAFARNRPVLAGVLWGLGTAVKLYPVLLLGAVLVLAFRTGRFRPFLLTLAGTAGAWLAVDVPFLLRDMAGWTYFLTFSESRDAGFSSGWYVYNAVARQLGAATLPPAVITAGATALFALSCVGVAALTLLAGRRPRLAQLALLIVGAFILCNKVYSPQYALWLVPLVALAIPRWRVVLIWQLVEALHWAAIWLYLGGRTSGGAAEHNLGLGPYAWAVLAHILVTAYVMAAVVVEILAPQHDVVRRIGIDDPQGGPFDRAPDRHTLRAGGGRPVHPDGLPARSAPIGWQDRGDTAPVPVAQGSGAQHDGPVHGGSSTRPVEDHQ is encoded by the coding sequence ATGACGTCGGGTACGGGGACACGCGGACCGTACCGCATCAGCATCCCGAGCCGCTCGGACCCCCTCCTCCGGCTCGGCGCCGAGCGTGTCGGAGGACCGGTGGGCCGGCACGCGGATCCCGGGCGGATCGCGCCTCGATGGTTCACTGTGGAGAGGGTACTGATCCTCCTCACAGTGTGTTCCGCTGTCCTGGCCGTCCTCCTCAAGAATCCCTGTCGAGTGGAGGGGTGGTCCTCTCCCGACTACTTCTACCGTGCGTGCTACTCGGACTGGGCGGAGCTCTACCAGAGCCGCGGTCTCGGCGACGGGGTCCTGCCCTTCATCACACCCGGAGTGCTCTTCGAATATCCGGTGCTGCTCGGACTGCTGGCGTCCGCCACGGCGGTCTTCGTGGACCTGGTGGCCGGTAGCGCACCTGCCGACGCCAAGGCCCTCCTGTACTTCGATGTGAATGCGGTACTGATCGCCGGCGTCTGGGTCCTGACGGTGTTGGCCACGCTCCGGCTCGCGAGCCGCCGTCCCTGGGACGCCGCCATCGTGGCGGCAGCTCCGGTCATCATCCTGTCCGGCACCATCAACTGGGATCTGTGGGCCGTGCTGCTCGCGACGTCGGGAATGCTGGCCTTCGCCCGGAACCGGCCGGTTCTCGCAGGGGTCCTGTGGGGACTCGGTACGGCCGTGAAGCTCTACCCTGTCCTGCTGCTCGGTGCGGTCCTGGTCCTGGCGTTCCGGACAGGCCGCTTCCGGCCCTTCCTCCTCACGCTGGCGGGTACCGCGGGAGCGTGGCTCGCCGTGGATGTCCCCTTTCTGCTCCGAGATATGGCGGGATGGACATACTTCCTCACCTTCTCGGAATCACGCGATGCCGGCTTCTCGTCAGGGTGGTACGTCTACAACGCCGTCGCCCGTCAACTCGGCGCCGCGACGCTCCCTCCCGCGGTCATCACTGCAGGTGCCACCGCCCTCTTCGCGCTCTCCTGCGTCGGCGTCGCAGCCCTCACCCTGCTGGCCGGGCGGCGTCCCCGCTTGGCCCAGCTCGCCCTGCTGATCGTGGGCGCCTTCATCCTCTGCAACAAGGTGTACTCGCCCCAGTACGCGCTCTGGCTCGTGCCGCTGGTGGCGCTCGCCATCCCGCGATGGCGCGTGGTGCTCATCTGGCAGCTTGTCGAAGCCCTCCACTGGGCGGCCATCTGGCTGTACCTCGGGGGCCGGACGAGCGGCGGCGCGGCCGAGCACAACCTGGGTCTCGGCCCCTATGCGTGGGCCGTTCTCGCTCATATTCTTGTCACTGCATACGTCATGGCTGCCGTTGTGGTGGAGATCCTCGCACCGCAGCACGACGTGGTGCGGCGCATCGGCATCGACGACCCCCAGGGCGGCCCGTTCGACCGGGCACCCGACCGGCATACTCTCCGGGCCGGCGGCGGACGGCCCGTCCACCCGGATGGGCTTCCGGCCCGGTCTGCTCCGATAGGCTGGCAGGACCGCGGGGATACCGCCCCCGTTCCGGTAGCCCAGGGCTCCGGAGCGCAGCACGACGGGCCGGTACACGGCGGTTCATCGACCCGACCAGTGGAAGACCATCAGTGA
- a CDS encoding lipid II:glycine glycyltransferase FemX: MSAAPLTYSRLDKSGFDALADGHPDVVIPLEQTPSWVEFEQALGRRPLGIWSYRDAADRLVATAGYVHVVRRFRESVVVVNGPVWFVERTPAAERALMETVRHQFREDPSVDPLYVRMQVATLQAPATGPIEHGWYEREIVVDLTPSEADLLKSFRPNARNSIRRAQRNGVEVKHIPRMEWKEVFGTQLFPIMQETAERDGFQSFDSSYYETLLTVLGDHLRLLVAYRDGVPLSWLITTEYRGYSVYYFAGSTHEARSTFAPYLLLWEAFKVLKAAGNTACGLTGIVSENYPGLANVTTFKKNFSKNVVVVPTTYDIPLRPVRYAAVASLLTARRTAPSAARAVLRRAAVLGRRSGREPVSTTET, encoded by the coding sequence GTGAGCGCAGCACCCCTGACCTACAGCAGGCTGGACAAGAGCGGTTTCGACGCCCTTGCCGACGGGCATCCCGACGTGGTGATCCCCCTCGAGCAGACGCCCTCCTGGGTCGAGTTCGAGCAGGCCCTCGGGCGCAGGCCCCTCGGCATCTGGTCCTACAGGGATGCTGCCGACCGGCTCGTCGCCACCGCCGGCTACGTCCACGTGGTGCGGCGCTTCCGGGAGTCCGTGGTGGTGGTGAACGGGCCCGTCTGGTTCGTCGAGCGGACGCCCGCTGCCGAGCGCGCGCTCATGGAGACCGTACGCCACCAGTTCCGGGAGGATCCCTCGGTCGATCCGCTCTACGTCCGCATGCAGGTGGCCACTCTCCAGGCACCCGCGACCGGTCCGATCGAGCACGGCTGGTACGAGCGGGAGATCGTGGTCGACCTGACCCCGTCCGAGGCTGATCTGCTCAAGAGTTTCCGGCCGAATGCGCGCAACAGTATTCGTCGCGCGCAGCGCAACGGTGTCGAGGTCAAACACATTCCACGGATGGAATGGAAAGAAGTCTTCGGGACCCAGCTGTTCCCGATCATGCAGGAGACAGCCGAGCGCGACGGCTTCCAGTCCTTCGATTCGTCCTACTACGAGACGCTGCTGACCGTGCTGGGCGACCACCTCCGGCTCCTTGTCGCCTACCGCGACGGGGTGCCGCTGAGCTGGCTGATCACCACGGAGTACCGCGGCTACTCCGTGTACTACTTCGCCGGCAGCACGCACGAGGCGCGCAGCACCTTCGCCCCGTACCTGCTCCTGTGGGAGGCGTTCAAGGTGCTCAAGGCTGCCGGCAACACGGCGTGCGGCCTGACGGGCATCGTGAGCGAGAACTATCCGGGCCTCGCGAACGTCACGACCTTCAAGAAGAACTTCTCGAAGAACGTCGTCGTGGTGCCCACCACCTACGACATCCCCCTGCGCCCTGTCCGCTATGCCGCCGTCGCGTCGCTGCTCACCGCGCGGCGCACAGCGCCATCGGCGGCGCGCGCCGTCCTGCGTCGCGCTGCCGTCCTGGGTCGCAGGAGCGGGCGGGAACCCGTCAGCACCACGGAGACCTGA
- a CDS encoding phytoene desaturase family protein → MPDVEVVGAGPNGLAAAVVMARAGLSVRVHEAAPTLGGGSRSLELMEKDHLHDFCSAVHPMALASPFFRAFELSRRIGFAVPEVSFAHPLDGGRAGVAYRSMEKTVEGLGVDGEAYRRLLQPLSDREQAILAFTLNSVLRFPKKPGAALRFALAVLDQGLPSWNRRFRTDEARALTTGVMAHPVGTLPSLAGAGAGLTLNLLAHTVGWPIPVGGSQSIADALALDLRQHGGEVVTDSRIETLAEVSDARVVLLDVAPKTFQAMSRGRLPAAYKAALSAFTYGNASCKVDFILSAPVPWTHPELHRAGTAHLGGTREEIAAGEKQVNQGRHPDSPYVLLSQPSSFDPTRAPEGRHTLWTYCHVPRGSTRDMAEAVTAQIERFAPGFRDVVVRRHTTTASELEVYNANYVGGDFSSGAVNMRQIIARPVPSLQPWATPIKGVYLCSQSTPPGPGVHGMAGLNAARLALKREFGLPVPALGL, encoded by the coding sequence ATGCCAGATGTCGAAGTCGTCGGAGCCGGTCCCAACGGACTCGCGGCCGCCGTCGTCATGGCCCGGGCGGGCCTCTCCGTCCGGGTCCATGAGGCAGCACCCACGCTCGGGGGCGGGTCCCGCTCTCTCGAACTGATGGAGAAGGACCACCTCCATGACTTCTGCTCGGCGGTCCACCCGATGGCCCTCGCCTCGCCGTTCTTCCGCGCGTTCGAACTGAGCCGCCGCATCGGCTTCGCGGTCCCCGAGGTGTCCTTCGCGCATCCGCTGGACGGCGGCAGGGCGGGTGTGGCCTACCGCAGCATGGAGAAGACCGTGGAGGGACTCGGGGTCGACGGCGAGGCGTACCGCAGGCTCCTGCAGCCGCTCAGCGACCGCGAGCAGGCGATCCTCGCATTCACGCTGAACTCCGTGCTGCGGTTCCCCAAGAAGCCGGGAGCCGCCCTGCGCTTCGCCCTCGCGGTCCTCGACCAGGGACTGCCCTCGTGGAACCGCCGCTTCCGGACGGACGAGGCGCGTGCCCTCACCACGGGGGTCATGGCACACCCCGTGGGGACCCTGCCGTCGCTCGCCGGGGCGGGAGCGGGCCTGACCCTGAACCTCCTCGCGCACACCGTCGGGTGGCCCATTCCCGTCGGGGGGTCCCAGTCGATCGCGGACGCGCTGGCCCTCGACCTCCGTCAGCACGGTGGTGAGGTGGTGACCGACAGCCGGATCGAGACCCTGGCCGAGGTCTCCGATGCACGGGTGGTGCTCCTCGACGTCGCACCGAAGACGTTCCAGGCCATGTCCCGGGGCCGGCTGCCGGCAGCCTACAAGGCAGCGCTCTCCGCTTTCACCTACGGGAACGCCTCCTGCAAGGTGGACTTCATCCTCTCCGCACCGGTGCCGTGGACGCACCCCGAGCTGCACAGGGCAGGCACGGCGCACCTGGGCGGGACGCGGGAGGAGATCGCCGCGGGCGAGAAGCAGGTGAACCAGGGCAGGCACCCCGACAGCCCCTACGTGCTGCTGTCGCAGCCGTCGTCGTTCGATCCCACCCGCGCACCGGAGGGGCGGCACACTCTCTGGACCTACTGCCACGTGCCGCGCGGCTCCACGCGGGACATGGCCGAGGCCGTGACGGCCCAGATCGAGCGGTTCGCCCCCGGCTTCCGCGACGTCGTGGTCCGACGCCACACGACGACGGCGAGCGAGCTCGAGGTGTACAACGCGAACTACGTGGGCGGCGACTTCAGCAGCGGAGCCGTGAACATGCGCCAGATCATCGCCCGCCCCGTACCGTCCCTGCAGCCCTGGGCGACGCCGATCAAGGGTGTCTACCTCTGCTCCCAGTCGACGCCGCCCGGCCCGGGCGTGCACGGCATGGCCGGGCTGAACGCGGCCAGGCTCGCGCTGAAGCGGGAATTCGGCCTGCCCGTGCCGGCCCTCGGGCTCTGA
- a CDS encoding benzaldehyde dehydrogenase → MAFFDTQEWTGRLYLGGWSGGSGGTAEVREPATGGTLGSYGVATADDVATASAHASRVQPAWAALPFDEKAAIFRRAGTLMEEHAATAVDWLMRESGSGGGKAAFEAHLVAAEFHSAAAMVEAPYGQLLRSGKPRLSFARRLPVGTVGVISPFNFPMILSSRSVAPALAAGNAVILKPDPRTAVSGGLFLAGILQEAGLPEGLFHVLPGGADVGAALVEAPSVRVISFTGSTAAGRKVGEAAARHLKRAHLELGGNNALIVLDDVDLVHAVSAGAWGSFLHQGQICMTTGRHLVHSSIYDEYVERLAATADGLPVGDPTTGAPLGPVINEGQRDNVHRLVTASVDAGARLAAGGTYDGLFYRPTVLADSAPDHPGFAEEIFGPVAPVLSFDTVDEAVEIVRRSEYGLSLGILTRDVMKGLAIADSIPSGIVHINDQTVDDESVAPFGGVGFSGTGARFGGAEANLEAFTETQWVTMQGEVARYPF, encoded by the coding sequence ATGGCGTTTTTCGACACGCAGGAGTGGACCGGCAGGCTGTACCTCGGCGGCTGGTCCGGTGGCAGCGGCGGCACCGCGGAGGTCAGGGAGCCCGCCACCGGCGGCACGCTCGGCAGCTACGGCGTGGCGACGGCCGACGACGTCGCCACCGCGAGCGCGCACGCTTCGCGGGTGCAGCCGGCCTGGGCCGCCCTGCCCTTCGACGAGAAGGCGGCGATCTTCCGGCGCGCCGGCACCCTGATGGAGGAGCATGCCGCCACAGCCGTCGACTGGCTCATGCGGGAGTCCGGATCGGGCGGGGGCAAGGCGGCCTTCGAAGCCCACCTCGTCGCCGCTGAATTCCATTCCGCTGCCGCGATGGTCGAGGCGCCCTACGGCCAACTGCTGCGCTCCGGCAAGCCCCGCCTGTCCTTCGCGCGGCGCCTTCCCGTCGGGACCGTGGGCGTCATCTCGCCCTTCAACTTCCCGATGATCCTGTCGAGCCGTTCGGTGGCACCGGCGCTTGCAGCGGGTAACGCGGTGATCCTGAAGCCCGATCCCCGCACCGCCGTGTCGGGCGGCCTCTTCCTTGCCGGGATCCTGCAGGAGGCAGGTCTTCCCGAGGGCCTGTTCCACGTTCTCCCGGGCGGTGCTGACGTCGGCGCCGCCCTCGTCGAGGCGCCGAGCGTCCGTGTCATCTCCTTCACCGGCTCGACGGCGGCGGGACGGAAGGTGGGCGAGGCGGCAGCCCGTCACCTCAAGCGCGCCCACCTCGAGCTCGGCGGCAACAACGCCCTGATCGTGCTCGATGACGTCGATCTCGTCCATGCCGTCTCGGCGGGCGCATGGGGGTCCTTCCTCCACCAGGGCCAGATCTGCATGACCACGGGCCGGCACCTCGTGCACTCCAGCATCTACGACGAGTACGTGGAACGGCTCGCGGCGACGGCCGACGGCCTGCCGGTCGGAGATCCCACCACCGGCGCGCCGCTCGGCCCTGTCATCAATGAGGGGCAGCGCGACAATGTTCACCGCCTCGTCACGGCCTCCGTGGACGCCGGTGCCCGCCTCGCTGCGGGAGGTACCTACGACGGTCTCTTCTACCGGCCCACGGTGCTGGCGGACTCCGCCCCGGACCATCCCGGCTTCGCCGAGGAGATATTCGGTCCCGTGGCCCCGGTTCTGTCCTTCGACACCGTCGACGAAGCCGTCGAGATCGTCCGCCGCAGCGAGTACGGCCTGTCCCTCGGCATCCTGACGCGGGATGTCATGAAGGGCCTGGCAATCGCGGACAGCATCCCCTCAGGAATCGTCCACATCAACGACCAGACGGTCGACGACGAGTCCGTGGCGCCGTTCGGCGGCGTCGGATTCTCCGGTACAGGCGCCCGTTTCGGCGGGGCGGAGGCCAACCTCGAGGCCTTCACGGAGACACAGTGGGTCACCATGCAGGGGGAGGTTGCGCGGTACCCCTTCTGA
- the efeU gene encoding iron uptake transporter permease EfeU, whose protein sequence is MFANYLIGLREGLEAALVVVILVAYLVKIQRRDLLPGIWLGVSLAAALSLGFGALLTYGTYGLTFEAQEAIGGVLSVLAVGLVTWMVFWMARTAKNLRGELHGQVDRHLAAGGKGLVVVAFLAVGREGLETALFLWSAVQATGQTTQPILGASLGLASAVMLGWLFYRGMLSINLSKFFTWTGGMLIVVAAGVLSYGIHDLQEAGILPGLHSLLFDVSAAIPPSSWYGTLLKGTVNFSPATTWFEGIAWLLYILPTMTLFIRRSMRRTPTPAPVQHPVPQGAH, encoded by the coding sequence ATGTTCGCCAACTACCTGATCGGCCTGCGCGAGGGCCTCGAAGCCGCCCTCGTGGTGGTCATCCTCGTGGCGTACCTCGTGAAGATCCAGCGCCGGGACCTGCTGCCCGGGATCTGGCTCGGAGTCTCGCTGGCCGCCGCGCTGTCCCTCGGCTTCGGTGCACTGCTCACGTACGGCACCTACGGGCTGACGTTCGAGGCGCAGGAAGCCATCGGAGGCGTACTGTCCGTTCTCGCCGTCGGCCTCGTCACCTGGATGGTGTTCTGGATGGCCAGGACGGCGAAGAACCTGCGCGGGGAACTGCACGGCCAGGTCGACCGCCACCTGGCCGCCGGCGGCAAGGGCCTCGTCGTCGTCGCGTTCCTCGCTGTCGGGCGCGAAGGACTGGAGACCGCGCTGTTTCTCTGGTCGGCAGTCCAGGCCACGGGCCAGACCACGCAGCCGATCCTCGGGGCCTCGCTGGGACTCGCCTCCGCCGTCATGCTCGGCTGGCTGTTCTACCGGGGCATGCTCAGCATCAACCTCTCGAAGTTCTTCACCTGGACCGGCGGCATGCTGATCGTCGTGGCGGCCGGAGTGCTGTCCTACGGCATCCACGACCTCCAGGAAGCGGGCATCCTGCCCGGCCTCCACAGTCTCCTGTTCGACGTCAGTGCGGCAATCCCTCCCTCGAGCTGGTACGGCACGCTCCTCAAGGGCACCGTGAACTTCTCGCCCGCCACCACCTGGTTCGAGGGCATCGCCTGGCTGCTCTACATCCTTCCCACCATGACCCTGTTCATCCGGCGGAGCATGCGGCGCACGCCCACTCCTGCCCCGGTACAGCACCCCGTTCCCCAAGGAGCCCATTGA
- the efeO gene encoding iron uptake system protein EfeO yields the protein MITARLPKPAAVAAACGILFVTACTPNASAGTAAGGTGELSVTSTAEDCSVSAATAESGPLTFTITNSGDQVTEFYLLAEDGLRIVSEVENIGPGISRDLVVNATPGSYYTVCKPGMVGDGVGRAAFTVTDSGTAVEPTGDEQAQIDAALTNYKAYVKDQVDQLLTGTEDFAAAYVAGNDDEARRLYPTTRMHFERVEPVAESFGDLDPKLDNREADLAEGEEWTGWHRIEKDLWPPAEAGYVPLTQAEREAVAAQLVEDTTTLHSSIQGIELSLDQLANGAIGLMDEVANGKVTGEEEIWSGTDLWDFQGNVEGARVLADGLRDLLEARDPELAATLDADFTSLSTELDKHRTSAPDAAQRDIAYVSYGDLASEDVKALSDRVNALSEPLSRITAALLG from the coding sequence TTGATCACCGCACGCCTTCCGAAGCCAGCCGCCGTCGCCGCTGCCTGCGGCATCCTCTTCGTGACCGCCTGCACGCCGAACGCCTCCGCCGGAACGGCTGCCGGCGGGACGGGCGAACTGAGCGTCACGAGCACCGCGGAGGACTGCTCCGTCTCGGCTGCCACCGCGGAGAGCGGTCCGCTGACCTTCACCATCACGAACTCTGGGGACCAGGTCACGGAGTTCTACCTCCTGGCGGAGGACGGGCTGCGCATCGTCTCGGAGGTCGAAAACATCGGCCCGGGCATCAGCCGCGACCTCGTCGTCAACGCCACCCCGGGCTCCTACTACACGGTCTGCAAGCCCGGGATGGTGGGCGACGGCGTGGGCCGGGCCGCCTTCACCGTGACGGACTCCGGGACCGCCGTCGAGCCGACCGGGGACGAGCAGGCGCAGATCGACGCCGCGCTGACCAACTACAAGGCCTACGTCAAGGACCAGGTGGACCAGCTGCTGACGGGCACCGAGGACTTCGCCGCCGCCTACGTGGCGGGGAACGACGACGAGGCACGCAGGCTCTACCCCACCACGCGCATGCACTTCGAGCGCGTGGAACCGGTGGCCGAGAGCTTCGGTGACCTCGACCCGAAGCTGGACAACCGGGAGGCGGACCTCGCCGAGGGCGAGGAGTGGACCGGCTGGCACCGCATCGAGAAGGACCTCTGGCCGCCGGCCGAGGCCGGCTACGTGCCCCTGACGCAGGCCGAGCGCGAGGCCGTCGCGGCCCAGCTCGTCGAGGACACTACCACGCTGCACTCCAGCATCCAGGGGATCGAACTCTCCCTCGACCAGCTCGCCAACGGTGCGATCGGGCTGATGGACGAGGTGGCCAACGGCAAGGTCACCGGCGAGGAGGAGATCTGGTCGGGCACCGACCTCTGGGACTTCCAGGGCAACGTCGAGGGTGCCCGCGTCCTCGCCGACGGGCTGCGGGACCTGCTCGAAGCCAGGGACCCGGAGCTCGCAGCGACGCTCGACGCCGATTTCACCTCCCTCTCGACGGAACTCGACAAGCACCGCACGAGTGCGCCCGACGCCGCCCAGCGCGACATCGCCTATGTCTCCTACGGCGACCTGGCCTCCGAGGACGTGAAGGCGCTGTCGGACCGCGTCAACGCCCTCAGCGAACCGCTCTCGCGGATCACCGCAGCCCTGCTGGGCTAG
- the efeB gene encoding iron uptake transporter deferrochelatase/peroxidase subunit, whose translation MAAGAFRISRRRALSLAGVSAAAGVGAGVAAGRSATDASAVPADAAALKYPFYGEHQAGITTPAQDRLHFAVFDVDDIPRKDLVSLLQDWTIAAARMSQGGSAGEFAPDAGPYEAPPEDTGEAMDLGPTGLTITFGFGPTLFTAADGTDRFGIGARRPRALVDLPRFSGDMLDERISGGDLCIQACADDPQVAVHAIRNLSRIAFGRASLRYSQLGFGRTSSTSTAQVTPRNLFGFKDGTANLKAEDPAAVDEHVWVADSDDQAWMAGGSYLVSRKIRMNIEPWDRTRLSEQERAIGRTKGKGAPLSGGDEFTAPDFSMPGSGGKPIIAEQAHVRLAHPDTNGGARMLRRGYNFVDGNDDLGRLDAGLFFLCFQRDPERSFIPVQTRLAGSDLLNEYTRHVGSAIFAIPGGATEGSYVGARLFES comes from the coding sequence ATGGCAGCAGGCGCATTCCGGATCTCACGCCGCAGGGCGCTGTCCCTCGCCGGGGTCAGCGCCGCCGCGGGAGTCGGGGCGGGTGTCGCCGCAGGGCGTTCCGCAACCGATGCCTCTGCGGTCCCCGCTGACGCCGCCGCACTGAAGTACCCGTTCTACGGGGAGCACCAGGCGGGGATCACCACGCCCGCGCAGGACCGCCTGCACTTCGCCGTGTTCGATGTCGACGACATCCCGCGGAAGGATCTCGTCAGCCTGCTCCAGGACTGGACGATCGCCGCTGCCCGCATGAGCCAGGGCGGGAGCGCAGGGGAGTTCGCGCCCGACGCCGGCCCGTACGAGGCGCCGCCCGAGGACACGGGCGAGGCGATGGACCTGGGCCCCACGGGACTGACCATCACGTTCGGCTTCGGCCCGACGCTCTTCACGGCGGCCGACGGCACCGACCGGTTCGGCATCGGGGCCCGGCGCCCCCGTGCCCTGGTCGATCTGCCCAGGTTCTCGGGGGACATGCTGGACGAGCGCATCAGCGGAGGCGACCTCTGTATCCAGGCCTGCGCCGACGACCCGCAGGTCGCCGTCCATGCGATCCGGAACCTGTCCCGCATCGCCTTCGGGCGGGCTTCCCTGCGCTACTCGCAGCTCGGCTTCGGCCGCACCTCGAGCACCAGCACCGCCCAGGTGACGCCCCGCAACCTCTTCGGCTTCAAGGACGGCACGGCCAATCTCAAGGCCGAGGACCCCGCGGCCGTCGACGAGCACGTGTGGGTCGCCGACAGCGACGACCAGGCCTGGATGGCGGGCGGCTCGTACCTGGTGTCCCGGAAGATCCGCATGAACATCGAGCCATGGGACCGCACGCGCCTCTCCGAGCAGGAACGCGCCATCGGCCGCACCAAGGGCAAGGGCGCACCCCTCTCCGGCGGCGACGAATTCACGGCCCCCGACTTCTCGATGCCCGGCAGCGGCGGGAAACCCATCATCGCGGAACAGGCCCACGTACGGCTGGCGCACCCCGATACCAATGGCGGTGCCCGCATGCTCCGGCGCGGCTACAACTTCGTGGACGGCAACGACGACCTCGGGCGCCTCGACGCGGGCCTGTTCTTCCTCTGCTTCCAGCGCGACCCCGAGCGCTCCTTCATCCCCGTGCAGACCCGGCTGGCGGGGTCGGACCTGCTCAACGAGTACACCCGCCACGTGGGGTCCGCCATCTTCGCGATTCCCGGCGGCGCAACCGAGGGAAGCTACGTCGGAGCGCGGCTCTTCGAGTCCTGA
- a CDS encoding TetR family transcriptional regulator — translation MPSTTDVRSRILLAARGEFATYGLAGARIDRIARAASASKERLYAHFTDKAALFQAVLDVNAAEFHAAVSLDPADVPAFVGRLFDHTHEYPDILRMLTWARLEGVDYDLPGMGAQPDVKLVALRKAQELGHVDPSWAPEELLPILFSIAQAWVQAPLVAHENAGDTPLSAHRASAVEAARRVLQPKD, via the coding sequence ATGCCCTCGACGACGGACGTCCGTTCCCGCATCCTCCTCGCCGCCCGGGGTGAGTTCGCCACCTACGGACTGGCAGGGGCGCGCATCGACCGGATCGCGAGAGCGGCCAGTGCGAGCAAGGAGCGCCTCTACGCGCACTTCACCGACAAGGCCGCCCTGTTCCAGGCCGTGCTCGACGTGAACGCGGCTGAGTTCCACGCCGCGGTGTCCCTCGATCCCGCCGACGTACCGGCCTTCGTGGGCCGCCTCTTCGACCACACGCATGAATACCCCGACATCCTGCGGATGCTCACGTGGGCCCGGCTCGAGGGTGTCGACTACGACCTGCCCGGCATGGGAGCCCAGCCCGACGTCAAGCTGGTGGCGCTCCGAAAGGCACAGGAGCTGGGCCACGTCGATCCGTCGTGGGCGCCGGAGGAACTGCTGCCGATCCTCTTCAGCATCGCGCAGGCTTGGGTCCAGGCACCCCTGGTCGCCCACGAGAACGCGGGCGATACACCGCTGTCCGCCCATCGCGCCTCGGCCGTCGAGGCCGCCCGGCGCGTCCTGCAGCCGAAGGACTGA